CGCCGGTGGTGGCCGTCGAGGACGTCACCGACCTGGTGGGACGGGCCGTCGCCGCCGGGCGCAGCTCGGGCCCGGCCGAGGACGTCGTCGTCCTGGTCACCGGGGAGCCGGCGCCGGGCTGGGAGGAGGGCGCGGCCGGCGGCGGGATCGAGGTCTTCGCCCAGCTGGCCCGCGGGCTGGGTGAGGAGCTCACCCGGGCGCGCGGCGGCGGCGAGCGCTGGTACGGCTTCGCCGAGCACGTCGTCACCACCACCTGGCTGGGCACCACCGCCGGGGTGCGTCGCCGCAGCGTGGACCGGATGGGCCGGATCGAGGTGAACGCCAAGACCGACGCCGGCCAGGACGGGAGCCGCGGCGCCTCGGCCTGGGTCGGGCAGTCCTACCAGCACCCCGACGAGGTGGACGTGCACGCCCTGGCTGCGGAGCTGCAGCGCCGGATCGGCTGGTCCGCCCGCACCGTCGACCTGCCGGCGGGCCGTTACGAGACGCTGCTGCCGCCCTCGGCGGTGGCCGACCTGCTGATCTACGCCTACTGGACGATGTCGCGCCGCGACGCCGAGGAGGGGCGCAACGTCTACGCCGGCGAAGCCGGTCGCACCCGGATCGGCGAGCGGCTCAGCACGCTCCCCCTCACCCTGGCCTCCGACCCGGGCGCCCCGGGCATGGAGGGTCCGGACTTCGCCGTGGTCCGTTCCCCCCAGTCGGGGATGACGTCGGCCTTCGACAACGGGGCGCCGGTCGGGCGGGTGGAGTGGTTGCGCGAGGGTGTGCTCGAGGAGCTGGTCGCCCCCCGCGCCTCGGCCGGGGACGAGGTCCGCTTCCCCACCGACAACCTGGTCGCCGACGCCGGCGGCACCGCGACCCTGGAGGAGATGATCGCCGCCACCGAGCGCGGGCTGCTGCTGACGTGCCTGTGGTACATGCGTGAGGTGGACCCGGAGACGCTGCTGCTGACCGGGCTGACCCGTGACGGGGTCTACCTGGTGGAGGACGGGGAGGTGGTGGCCCAGGTCAACAACTTCCGGTTCAACGAGTCCCCGGTCGACCTGCTGCGCCGCGCCACCGAGGCCTCGGTCAGCGAGCGCACCCTGTGCCGGGAGTGGAACGACTGGTTCACCCGCACGGTGGTGCCGGCCCTGCGGGTCCCCGACTTCAACATGTCGACGGTCTCCCAGGCCTCCTGAGCGGGGCCCCGCTCAGCGCTCGAGGGTGAGCACCTGGTTCACCATGGTGTTGCCGCTGGAGACGGTGGCCTCGTCGTCGTCGCACTCCAGCGTGGTGCTGCCGGTGGGGACGATGGTGGCCAGGAAGTGCCCCAGGGGCATCCCGTGGTCGGCCATGCCCTCCGGGAGCTCCAGCTCGACCCGACCGTCGGAGTCCTGCACCGAGAAGCGGACCCCCTCGGCGGTGACGTCGACGCTCCCCTCGGCGTGACCGTCCAGCGTCAGCTCGGCCTCCTTGGTGCCGACCCGCACGGTGACCGCCTCGTCGTCGTCGCTGTGCAACCACCACGAGCCGTCGCCGAACTCCAGCCTGACGTCCCCGCCCTCACCCTCGGTGGTGACCGAGGAGTCGGCCTCGATGGCGAAGGAGGCCATCCGCCAGCTGCCCTCCAGGCAGTCCAGGGCCTGCTGCAGCTCGGCGTCGGCCACGACGCCCCCGTCGCGGGTCCCTGTCGCCGTGGCAGCGGGCGTGCCCCGGTCGGTGGGTGCGGGGGCGGTCACGGGGCTGGACGCCGGGGCCGTCGCCACGGGGTCGGGGCCGGCGGCCTGGCCCGGGGTGCAGGCGGTGGCCGCACCGAGGGCGGCGACGCCGAGCAGCAGACCGATCCGTGCTCGCACCAGGTCCCCCTCCCGCCCGGCCCGCGCCGGTCCGTGTCCTCCTCGTCACGTTACCGACCGGCGACAAAGCCCACGGGCGAACGGGTTCAGTCCTCCCGCACCGGGCCGTCGCGCCCGTCGAGGTCGGTCGACCGGTTCCCGCCCGTGGCGTGCCCGGTCCGGCCCTGGACCAGCTCGACGTCCTCCGAGCCGTCCTCGACCAGCACCGCGTCCGGCGCACCGCCGTCCGGCTCCACGTCCTCGCGGCCCTCGACGTCCGCCTCGTCGTCGGCGTCGTCCTCGGCGTCGTCCTCGACCAGCTCCTCCTCGTCGGGGACGAAGGCGACCACGCCGCGACGCATCTGCCGCACCGCGTCCCGGCAGGTGGCCCGCAGCCGCGGGTCGGTGGTGGCCGAGCCGACCTGGTCGGCCAGGTCCATCACCTGCCGGACCCAGCGGACGAAGTCCCCCGCGGGCAGGCCGGTCAGGTCGAGCACCTCGGCCAGCGGACGTCCGGCCGTCCAGTGGTGGGCGGCGCGGGCGAAGCCGATGTCGGGCTCGGGGCCGCGGTCCAGACGGGCGTCGCGCTCCAGCAGGCTGACCTCGCGCCAGGTGGCGCGGACGCGGACCATGACCTCCTCGGTCTCGGCGTCGGGCATCCGCGGCCGGTACCGGGTGCCGTCGGAGCGCCGGGTCTCGAAGACCAGGCTGGAGAGCACCGCGGCCAGCTGCGGGGCGCTGAGCCCGGCCAGGACACCACCGCGGATGCACTCGGCGGTGACCAGGTCGAGCTGGCTGTAGATCCGCGACAGCACCCGTCCGGCGTCGCTGACCCGCCAGTCGTCGAGGTCGGCGTCGGGACGCCCGGGCGGTGGCGCCAGGTGGCCCAGCGCCGCCAGCACCTGGCAGATGCGGTCGAACTGGCTGGCGATGCCGCTGGTGCGCCGTCTGACCCGGCCCTCGATCTGGGTGTTCTCCCGCTCCAGCCGCACCGCCTTCTCCGCCAGCCGGGCGTGGGCCTCCCGGTCGGGGCAGCGGTGGCAGGGGTGGGCCTGCAGCCGGGCGCGCAGCTCGTCGATGCGCTCGCGCGTCTCCGCGTCCAGGGCCCCGCGCCGGTACTGCTGCGGGTCGGGGTCGATCTCGGCCAGCCGCGAGGCCAGCGCCGCCGACAGGGAGCGCCGGGCCGCGGCCTCCTTGACGTCGAAGTGCTTGGGCACCCGCACCCGGCCGACCACCACGGTCGGGGTGGGGAAGTCGACCAGGCTGAGCCGGCGCACGTGCCGCTCCTCGGTCATCACCGTCGGCGTGGGGTCGGTGCGGTCCCGGCGGGTCCCGGGGTCGATCACCACGGCCCAGCCGGCCGAGCGACCGGCCGGCACCCGGATCAGGTCCCCGGGCTTGAGCTCCAGCAGGGCCTGCACCGACTCCGCCCGCTTGTCGGCCTTCCGCTCCCGGGCGGCGGCCGCCTCCAGCTGCGCCACCTCCTCGCGGAGTCGCGCGTACTCGGCGAAGTCGCCGCGCTCGCAGGAGGCCCGCTCCATCAGCTCCGCCGCCTGGCGCCGGTTGCGGGCCTGGTTGCGGGCCATCCCGACGACCGCGCGGTCGGTCTGGAACTGGGCGAAGGACTGCTCCAGCAGCTCGCGCGCCCGGGCCCGGCCGACGGCGCCGACCATGTTGACGGCCATGTTGTAGGTGGGCCGGAAGGAGGAGCGCAGCGGGTAGGTCCGGCGCGAGGCCAGCCCGGCCACCGCCCGCGGGTCCAGACCGGGGGCCCACTGGACCACCGCGTGGCCCTCGACGTCGATGCCACGCCGCCCGGCGCGGCCGGTCAGCTGGGTGTACTCCCCCGGCGTGATGTCGGCGTGGGTCTCGCCGTTGAACTTGACCAGCTTCTCCAGCACGACGCTGCGGGCGGGCATGTTGATGCCCAGGGCGAGGGTCTCGGTGGCGAAGACCACCTTCACCAGGCCCCGCACGAAGGCCTGCTCGACGCACTCCTTGAAGGCGGGCAGCATGCCCGCGTGGTGGGCCGCGATCCCCCGCAGCAGCGCCTCCACGAAGCCGTCCCAGCCCAGGGCGTCGCGGTCGGCCGGGGACAGCCCGGCGGCGTGGGCCTCGGCGATGTCGAGGATCGCGCTGCGCTCCACCCCGCTGGTCAGGCTGACCCCGCTGCCCAGCAGCTGCTGCACCGCGCCGTCGCACCCGGCGCGGCTGAACACGAAGACGATGGCCGGCAGCAGCCGGGCGCGCTCCAGGGCGCGGACCATCATGGCCCGGCTGGGCACCAGGCCGGAGCGTTCCCCACCGCGGGGGTGCGAGGCCCCGCCGAAGGCTCCGGAGCCGTAGCCGGCGTTCTTCTTGCCCTTGCCGCTGCGACCCCGGGGCCGACGGGCGTCGTCGCGGGTGGAGCGGGTCTCCCCCTTGGCGATCCGCAGCAGCCGGGGGTTGACCTCGGGCCGCCCGGTCGGGGCGCCGGGGTCGGTGATCGCGGTCGGGGCGACGTCGTCGAAGAGGTCGACCAGGTCACGGCCGGCCAGCACGTGCTGGTAGAGCGGGACCGGACGGCGCTCGGAGACCACCAGCGCCATCTCCCCGCGGACCTCGGCCAACCACTCCCCGAACTCCTCGGCGTTGCTCACCGTGGCCGACAGCGCCACCACCTGGACCGACTCGGCCAGGCCGATGATGACCTCCTCCCAGACGGGGCCGCGGAAGCGGTCGGCGAGGTAGTGCACCTCGTCCATCACCACGTAGCCGAGGCCGTCCAGGGTGCGGGAGCCGGCGTAGATCATGTTGCGCAGCACCTCGGTGGTCATCACCACCACCGGTGCCTCGGCGTTGTGGCTGGTGTCGCCGGTCAGCAGCCCGACGTTCTCCGCCCCGTGCCGGCGGACCAGGTCGGCGTGCTTCTGGTTCGACAGCGCCTTGATCGGGGTGGTGTAGAAGGCCTTCCGCCCCTGCAGCAGGGCCAGGTGGACCGCGAACTCCCCCACGATGGTCTTGCCGGCGCCGGTGGGTGCGGCGACCAGGACGCCGGAGCCGGACTCGACGTGCCGGCAGGCCTCGAGCTGGTAGTCGTCGAGGCTGAAGGGGAAGCTGTCGGCGAAGTCGGCCAGGGCCGGGCTCTGCCGCCGCTCGCGGAAGCGGGCGAACCGCTCGCTGGGGCTGAGCTCCTCGGCGGGGTCGGTCAGCATCTCCGGGCGCTCGCTCACCGTCCCAACCTACGACCCCGTCCCAGCCCGGCCCCGCCAGGGCGCGCGCGGCCGAGGTACGAAGCGGCCCGTCAGCCGCCGAGCAGGGTCAGCGCGCCGGGCACGGACTCCACCACGAGCGGGGTCGGGCCCAGCGGCTCCCCGTCGCCCATGGCCACCAGGTCCTCCCCCAGCACCTCCACCCGGCTGGCCCGGGTCCGCTCGATCGCGGGGTGGCGGACGAAGGAGCCGCCGAACATCAGCGGCAGCATGGCCAGCAGCGTCGGACGCGAGACCGGGTGCACGATCGTGACGTCGAGCAGCCCGTCGCGGGGATCGGCATCGGGGCAGATGTTCATGCCGCCGCCGAAGAAGCCGCCGTTGCCCACCGCGACCAGCATCGCGTCGAGCTCGCGCGGGCGGCCGTCCAGGCTGAGCCGGTAGCTCAGCGGGGTGAAGGTCGCCAGCTCGGCCAGGGCGGCCACGGCGTAGCGCAGGGACCCCTTGGGCCGGCTCATCGCGTTGGCCCGGCGGTTGACCCGGGCGTCGAAGCCGGAGGCGACCACGCTGCCCACCCAGGCCTGGGTCGCGCCGTCCTCCAGTGCGCCGCTGACCCGCAGCGCGTCCACCCGGACCGTCCTGCCGGGGTCGATCGCGCGGGCGGCGGGGACGGCGCCGCGGGAGTCCACCCCGTAGCCGCGGCACATGTCGTTCCCGGTGCCCGCGGGCAGCAGCCCCAGGGGGACGTCGGTGCCGGCGCAGGCGTTGACGCCGAGGTGCATCATGCCGTCCCCGCCCATCACGAGCAGGCAGTCGCCGCGTCCGTCGGCGGCCCGGGCCGCGTCCACGGCGTCCGAACAGGCCTCGCGGGCCTGCGGGAACCCCGCCGTCTCGAGCACCGCGATCCGGTGCCCGGGGAGGGCGGGGGCCAGGACGCTGAGCACCTCGGGGAGGCGACGCCCGGCCCGGCCCTTGCCGGCGCTCGGGTTGACCACGAGGGTGGCCACCGGCAGGTCGGGCACGCGGCTCAGGCGGCGATCTCGGGCACGGGGTCGCGCTCGGCGGTGACGCTGCGACGACCACGACGCTTGTCGTTGGCGTGGCAGACGGCCTCGGCGATGATGTAGAGCACCGTGAGCGGGATGGCCAGCGCGAGCATCGAGAACGGGTCGGTGCTGGGGGTGGCCAGCGCCCCCACGACGAAGGACCCGAAGATCACGAAGGTGCGGGCCTGGGCCAGCTGGGTGGCCTTGACCACGCCCATGATGTTCAGCGCCACCACGACCACGGGCAGCAGGAACGCCACGCCGAACACGACCATCATCTGCATGATGAAGCTGAGGTAGTCGTTGCCGTCGATCAGGTTGGTGGTGCCGTCGACGGTGAACGCCAGCATCACCGCCATCGCCTTGGGCATCAGCAGGTACGCCAGACCGACGCCCCCCAGGAACAGCGGGGTGGAGCTGGCGATGAAGGCCATCGCGGCCTTCTTCTCCTTGGCCAGCAGCGCCGGGGCGATGAAGGCCCACAGCTGGTAGAGCCAGATCGGCGCGGAGAAGATCAGACCGGCGAACGCGGAGATCTTCAGGGCGAGCAGGAACGGCGCGGCGATCCCGGAGTTCACCAGCTCGATGTTGGCCTCCGGCCGGTCGGCCAGCACCATGTCGGCCGCCTCGTTGTACGGGTAGGCGATCAGGCCGTAGAGCCGCTGGAAGAAGAACGCGCAGACGATCGAGATGATCGTCACGGCGACCACGGCGATGATCAGCCGGTACCGCAGCTCACGCAGGTGGTCCCAGATCGACATGGTGCCGTCCGGGGTGGCCGGGGGCGGCTTGAGCCAGTCGAAGGAGACCCGGCGTCCCCGCAGAGTCAGTGCCATCGCTCAGGCGTCAGACGTCGCGACGGGGCTCGGTGCGGGGCTCGACGACCTCGGCCTCGACGACGTCCTCGCGGGCGGTCGTCGGGTGGGTGGGGTCGACGGGCGCCGTGGCGGCAGGACGCTCGTCCTTGCTGCCGCGGAGGCTCTGGGTCTCCTCCTTGAACTCACGGATCGCCTTGCCGGTGCCCTTGCCGATACCGGCCAGGCGGGAACCACCGAAGATCAGCAAGGCCAGGGCCACCACGATCAGGATCAGCACCTCGGGGCCGCCGGGGAGACCGAACGCCATCGGAGTCATCATCATCAGTCCTCTTTGGTCGTTGTGCGGCTCCGGTCGTCGGAACCACGCTGCCACTCTACGTCGGGTCGCCGGGTGCGACCACGACCTGGACGGCGCTCAGGGCTGCCGTCGTCCAGCACTGGTTCGTCGCCGCAGGGCTTCCAGATCGGTCTGGTCGGGGACGGTCTGGATCTTCTCGGCCAGCAGGGCCAGCTGGACGGCCTGGCGACCCAGCTTGGTCACCTCCGACCACAGCTCCTCGCCCCGACGCCACAGGTAGACCGCCCACAGCGCCAGGGCGCCGAGGAGCAGCAGCACGCCGCCTCCGATGATCAGCACCCACATCATGGCCGCGACCCTAGCCGCTCCGCGCCGCCGGCGTCCGCTCCGTCCCCGGTCCCGACGGCGCCGCCCCCGCGGTCCCCCGCCGGGACGTCCGCCGGCGGCTCCCCGGCGCCCGGGAGGTCCTCGCCCCAGACGTGCCGGTACAGCGCG
The sequence above is a segment of the Auraticoccus monumenti genome. Coding sequences within it:
- a CDS encoding DEAD/DEAH box helicase yields the protein MLTDPAEELSPSERFARFRERRQSPALADFADSFPFSLDDYQLEACRHVESGSGVLVAAPTGAGKTIVGEFAVHLALLQGRKAFYTTPIKALSNQKHADLVRRHGAENVGLLTGDTSHNAEAPVVVMTTEVLRNMIYAGSRTLDGLGYVVMDEVHYLADRFRGPVWEEVIIGLAESVQVVALSATVSNAEEFGEWLAEVRGEMALVVSERRPVPLYQHVLAGRDLVDLFDDVAPTAITDPGAPTGRPEVNPRLLRIAKGETRSTRDDARRPRGRSGKGKKNAGYGSGAFGGASHPRGGERSGLVPSRAMMVRALERARLLPAIVFVFSRAGCDGAVQQLLGSGVSLTSGVERSAILDIAEAHAAGLSPADRDALGWDGFVEALLRGIAAHHAGMLPAFKECVEQAFVRGLVKVVFATETLALGINMPARSVVLEKLVKFNGETHADITPGEYTQLTGRAGRRGIDVEGHAVVQWAPGLDPRAVAGLASRRTYPLRSSFRPTYNMAVNMVGAVGRARARELLEQSFAQFQTDRAVVGMARNQARNRRQAAELMERASCERGDFAEYARLREEVAQLEAAAARERKADKRAESVQALLELKPGDLIRVPAGRSAGWAVVIDPGTRRDRTDPTPTVMTEERHVRRLSLVDFPTPTVVVGRVRVPKHFDVKEAAARRSLSAALASRLAEIDPDPQQYRRGALDAETRERIDELRARLQAHPCHRCPDREAHARLAEKAVRLERENTQIEGRVRRRTSGIASQFDRICQVLAALGHLAPPPGRPDADLDDWRVSDAGRVLSRIYSQLDLVTAECIRGGVLAGLSAPQLAAVLSSLVFETRRSDGTRYRPRMPDAETEEVMVRVRATWREVSLLERDARLDRGPEPDIGFARAAHHWTAGRPLAEVLDLTGLPAGDFVRWVRQVMDLADQVGSATTDPRLRATCRDAVRQMRRGVVAFVPDEEELVEDDAEDDADDEADVEGREDVEPDGGAPDAVLVEDGSEDVELVQGRTGHATGGNRSTDLDGRDGPVRED
- the tatC gene encoding twin-arginine translocase subunit TatC; amino-acid sequence: MALTLRGRRVSFDWLKPPPATPDGTMSIWDHLRELRYRLIIAVVAVTIISIVCAFFFQRLYGLIAYPYNEAADMVLADRPEANIELVNSGIAAPFLLALKISAFAGLIFSAPIWLYQLWAFIAPALLAKEKKAAMAFIASSTPLFLGGVGLAYLLMPKAMAVMLAFTVDGTTNLIDGNDYLSFIMQMMVVFGVAFLLPVVVVALNIMGVVKATQLAQARTFVIFGSFVVGALATPSTDPFSMLALAIPLTVLYIIAEAVCHANDKRRGRRSVTAERDPVPEIAA
- a CDS encoding diacylglycerol/lipid kinase family protein — protein: MPDLPVATLVVNPSAGKGRAGRRLPEVLSVLAPALPGHRIAVLETAGFPQAREACSDAVDAARAADGRGDCLLVMGGDGMMHLGVNACAGTDVPLGLLPAGTGNDMCRGYGVDSRGAVPAARAIDPGRTVRVDALRVSGALEDGATQAWVGSVVASGFDARVNRRANAMSRPKGSLRYAVAALAELATFTPLSYRLSLDGRPRELDAMLVAVGNGGFFGGGMNICPDADPRDGLLDVTIVHPVSRPTLLAMLPLMFGGSFVRHPAIERTRASRVEVLGEDLVAMGDGEPLGPTPLVVESVPGALTLLGG
- a CDS encoding metallopeptidase TldD-related protein gives rise to the protein MTTTTTVDPAALVETAVAALAPHQGSVVLDDSTGANLRWAANSLTTNGQMHQRRMTVIAHVEVADGLAVGIASAPVVAVEDVTDLVGRAVAAGRSSGPAEDVVVLVTGEPAPGWEEGAAGGGIEVFAQLARGLGEELTRARGGGERWYGFAEHVVTTTWLGTTAGVRRRSVDRMGRIEVNAKTDAGQDGSRGASAWVGQSYQHPDEVDVHALAAELQRRIGWSARTVDLPAGRYETLLPPSAVADLLIYAYWTMSRRDAEEGRNVYAGEAGRTRIGERLSTLPLTLASDPGAPGMEGPDFAVVRSPQSGMTSAFDNGAPVGRVEWLREGVLEELVAPRASAGDEVRFPTDNLVADAGGTATLEEMIAATERGLLLTCLWYMREVDPETLLLTGLTRDGVYLVEDGEVVAQVNNFRFNESPVDLLRRATEASVSERTLCREWNDWFTRTVVPALRVPDFNMSTVSQAS
- a CDS encoding twin-arginine translocase TatA/TatE family subunit; this translates as MTPMAFGLPGGPEVLILIVVALALLIFGGSRLAGIGKGTGKAIREFKEETQSLRGSKDERPAATAPVDPTHPTTAREDVVEAEVVEPRTEPRRDV